Part of the Pyrobaculum calidifontis JCM 11548 genome, GCACAACGGCACGGCTACACTGCCACCTTTATGCCTAAGCCCTTCTGGGGCATAAATGGCTCAGGCGCCCACGTGCATTTAAGCCTGTGGCGCGACGGCGAGAACCTCTTTGCCTCGGTGAAAGAGCCGCGGGAGGAGTTGAAATACGCCGTGGCGGGCATTTTGCAAAACGCCATTGCAAACAGCGTATTTGTGGCGCCAACCGTCAACAGCTATAAGAGGCTTGTGCCTCACCACGAGGCGCCTACGCGCATAGTGTGGGGCCTTGGCAACAGATCCGCCATGGTGAGAGTGCCCTACTACGGCGGTAGAATAAACAGGCTGGAGTATCGCCACCCAGACCCCTCGATGAACCCCTACGTGGCCTTCGCGTCGATAGTGTTTTCCGCATACATGGGCGTTGAGAAGAGACTGGAGCCTCCGCCGCCTGTGGACACTGTGGCGTACGAGCTTGAGGGAGTTAGAGAGACGCCTCGGCACCTCGGCGACGCGGTTAAGTACGCCCAAGAGTCGGCGCTTCTGCCCGAGGAATTTGTAAAGCCGTATTTAGCGCTGAAGGAGGAGGAGTGGCTCAGCTATTTGAAGTCGGAGGGCGATTGGGAGAAGACGTGGAACAAGATAACGCGGTGGGAGTACAACGCCTATTTAGTCAACGTCTAATGTGTAGATTTTTCGTCGCCATAGGCGGATACCCGCCCGAGGAGGCTCTTGAGGATTTTGCGGCCGTCTCTAGGAGGGATAGGACCATGGGCTGGAGCCACGGCTCTGGGTGGGGCATGCTCTGGCTGAGGCGGGGCGAGGCCGGCGTCTATAGGTCTGTGAGAGCGATTTGGGAGAGCTTTGTGCCCCCTCCCCGCGGCTACGACATATACGTCTTACACTCGCGCCTAGCCTCCGTGGGCTCTATTGCAATAGAGAATACCCACCCCATCCTGCGCGGGGGCTTTGCCATTGTACACAACGGCACATTAGACAAGGAGGGACTCACGGCGGAGCTCAAGAGGCGGGGCCTAGACGTAAAGACCGCCGGGGGCACAGACACAGAGCTTCTGCTGTCTGCGTTCGTTGAGCTAGGCGGCAACGAAAAGGCGGCTAGAGAGGTCGCCGAAGTGGCCAAGAGGTATATCGACAGAGAGGAGCCGCTACTAAACTTCGCCATAGTAGACTTAAACGAGGCGCAGGTGTACCTATACACCTACAGGCTTGTGGAACATCCGCACTTCGTACCTCAGATCTCCAAGGGGAGCCCCATTTTAATAAGCTCAGAGCCCGTGGGCAGAGACTCTTGGATGCCTATACCTAACGATACGCTTCTCACACTCCGCACATAAAATACACAATTAGCCTGAATTTATTGAATTATTTTCTGAATCGCCCCGGGACTATTAGGAATATAATGCACTAAACCCCGGGAGAGTTGTGCATTACGTACTTGGAATTGATTTATCTCCTGCCCAACCCAGGCCCATGGTCGATCTCAAGGAGCCCAGATACCACCCAGCGGTGTTGGAGTTCGAGAAGCTTGTTAAAGACAAGGAGAGATATAAGCAGGCCGTGGAAGAGTTCTTACGATATTCGTGGCGCTGGGCAAGAGATGAGAAGTATCAAACTGTGTTCAAAATACAGGCCGGCATACTGCGGGGCATAAGGGAGTTCTTAGATTCGAGGGGGTTTGTCGAAGTGCTTGCGCCAGTCATAGGCCCAGTTACCGACCCTGGGATCAGGGGGGCTAGACAGGCGTCTATCGACTTCTACGGCGTGGAGTACAAGGTTATGTCGTCGGCTATTTTGTACAAGCAGTACATGGCGTCTGCGCTTGGGAAAATCTACTTCGTGTCGCCCAACGTGCGCCTTGAGCCTGTGGAGAGCATATACACAGGCCGGCACTTAGTCGAGTTCTACCAGGTGGATATAGAGATGTACAAGGCCACATACTACGATGCCATGGCCCTCGCCGAAGACCTCGTCTACCACGTGGCGAAATATGTGAGAGAAGAGTACTGGAGGGAGCTTGAGGCGTTGGGGAGGGAGCTGCCCGAGTTTAAGAGGCCTTTCAAGCGCTATGCCCACGCCGAGGCGGTCAAAATAGTGAACGAATACGGCTGTGTCAACAGCCCCCGCGAGGAGTTGAGGTGGGAATGTGAAAAGCTCTTCTCTGCCTTGCACACCTCCCCCGTCTTTATATACGACTACCCAAAGGGGTCTCGGGGCTTCTATGATAGAGAAGACCCGGAGAGGCCCGGCGTGTTGAGAGACTTTGACATGCTGTACCCAGAGGGGTTTGGGGAAGCTATCAGCGGGGCGGAGCGGGAGTACGAGCCAGATAGGTTGATTGAACGCATAAAGGAGGGCGGGGAAGACCCCGCGAAATACGGTTGGTTTTTACAAATGGCAAAGGAGCTGTATCCGTTGCAAACTGCTGGGTTTGGAATTGGTGTCGAGAGATTTACCAGGTACATATGTGGCTTGAGGGCCGTGTGGGAGGCAAGGCCGTTTCCAAAGCTTGCAGGAATAGCTCCCACGCCATAGACTAGTTTGTGGCGCGAAAATTTCTAGCGCCTTTCTTTCACAATACTCTATTGCCCGAAAGCGTCTAGTACTGCCTCTAGCGCTTTTCCTACGTCTACCTCGTGTCCCATATCTCTTAGGCCTAGCCCCAGCGCCGCCACTGCAGAGAGGAGGTAGTCTAGGCTTGCTTGGACCCCCATGTGGCCTATACGCATCAGCTCCGCCTCTAGGGGCCCCCAGCTACCGGCCAACATGACGCCGTACTTCTTCCAAATGTGGTCGCGGAGGGCGGCTGGGCTGGTGGGCGGCTTGAAGGCTGTGGCCGTGGGACATGTGCACTCTACTGAGCGGGGGTATGGCTCAAGCCCCATGGCCTCTATCGCCCTCCGCGCGGCGAGTCTCGTGGCCCTGTGGCGCCTGTATACGGAGTCGAGCCCCTCGTCGAATATCCTCCTTAGGCTCTCCTTTACGGCGTATATTAACACGTCTGGCATTGTGTAGGGGAAGAGGCCCTTGTCCAGCCACTCCTTCCACACAAAGTAGTTCATGTAGAAGCCTCCCCTCTTCACCTCCGCCGCCCTGTCCAAAGCGGCTTTGCTCAACGCCATTATCGTCAGCCCAGGCGGGGCGTTCAACGCCTTTTGAGAACCGCCGATTAACACGCCTATTTTCCACTCGTCGAATTTTATCTCGTCGGCGCCGATGGAGGAGACTGCGTCAACAATCAACAAGGCGCCGTGGGAGGAGACGGCCTTGGCCACCTCGCCCAGCTCGTTGTAGACTGTGGATGGCGTGTCGCAGTGCACCAGCGTTACCACTTCCACGTCCTTGTTCTTCTCCAACGCCCTATCCACCGCCGAGGGGTCCGCTGCCTGCCTCCAGTCTAGGCCCATCTTAATGGCCTCTCCGCCGTACATTTTGACCAAGTCGGCAAAGCCGTCGCCGTACACCCCGTTGTCGACTACCAGCACCTTTGTCCCAGGCTTCACGGCGTTGGCCACCGCGGCCTCTAGCCCCAGCATAGCCTCGCCTGCCCACAGATAGACCTCCCCCCTTTGGGCCCCCACAAGCGCCTTCACCATGTCCACAGTCTCTTTGTACTCCTGGAAGAACTGCGGGTCTAGGTCCGGGTTCGTGGTCTCTCTCAACAGGGCGGCTTTGACCCAAGGCGGCACCGCTGTGGGGCCTGGGGTGACAATCCTACGCTCGACGTACCTCTTGAACATGTCCCCTCCTGCCCGAGAGTATAAAAACTACCAGGGCGAGGCCCAGCATGCCTACGCCGAGGAAGGCCAGCGCCACGCCCCTTATATCCACCTCCTTCACCACCTCTGTAACCGTGGTCGTGTAGACCCGCTCCGAGGCATATGTAACAGTAAGAGTCTCAGTTTTAGTAACAGTGGCCGTGGCCGTCTGAGTTACTGTCTCCGTTGCGCGCTGTGTGACAGTTTGAGTCACCGTGTGAGTTACCGTGCTTGTAACAACTATGGGAGAGGCGGGGGTGTAGTTGCCGTATAGCGTGATGTGCCAAGGCGACGGCGTAGGTGTGCGGAACCAGAGCTTGATCAGATAGTCGTTGCATGGGTTTAGGTCTACTACCGATATGCTTCTAAAGGCCGTGTAATTTGCGGCGGCGAAGTGCACTTGGATTGGGTTGATCCACCTGGCGCGTACTGTCACAACGGCGCTGGGAGGGGCGTAGGAAGTCGTCTTGTTTACTACCTCTAGCAACGGCTGGGCGTCGCAGGCTGTGACATTGGCTATCTTGACGCCCCATATCTCTATTCTATCCACCTCTTCTCCTCCGTCGAGGAGGGAAAGGGCCACGGCGCTGGCAGTTAGAGGTATTGAACACGTGTTGTGGGCCGTGGGGCCTGTGCCGACGGGGCATGGGCCGCTCCACGAGCCGTCGAACCAGTAGAGGGCCACGTCTAAGGGCTTTTGAGCTGCCACGTGGGCCCAGACGTCTATGTAGGCCCACCGCGGCGCTAGGCAGAGGCACTGTTTTAGGGCAATTACTACGCCGTCGATGTAAGCGGCAGACACGGCGGCGGCTAGAAGGGCGAGGAGGACTAGGAGGCGCACGGAGGGGGGTCTCTCAGTTTTTAAAAATTTGTAAGACGCTCTCTACCTGGTCTTCTAGGTACCACTCTAGGACGTAGTCTAGGCGGCTGGCGAGGTAGAGCGCCTTTTTGTACGCCTTGTCCCAGGTGGAGTATCTGCTTACTAAGACCCAGTCCTTCTCTTCCACCTTTGCCCTAGTGAC contains:
- a CDS encoding glutamine synthetase family protein, producing MPEPKTAWRLLKSAGVKYVRFVIVDIFGRPRVDILPIDEAKDAFIDGVLFDGSSIPAYGGVNRSDFVAMPDLDSVYIETWNGGKTALIFTSVMDGSRPSLRDPRNVLKSALETVKARGYKPLLGVELEFFLVKGDPPMYADGGVYFDGHLLHTWPVLEEIMEHFHLSGIGSTKTHHEVAPGQYEVNIPAGDPLEVADKVLAFKILAKSVAQRHGYTATFMPKPFWGINGSGAHVHLSLWRDGENLFASVKEPREELKYAVAGILQNAIANSVFVAPTVNSYKRLVPHHEAPTRIVWGLGNRSAMVRVPYYGGRINRLEYRHPDPSMNPYVAFASIVFSAYMGVEKRLEPPPPVDTVAYELEGVRETPRHLGDAVKYAQESALLPEEFVKPYLALKEEEWLSYLKSEGDWEKTWNKITRWEYNAYLVNV
- a CDS encoding class II glutamine amidotransferase; this encodes MCRFFVAIGGYPPEEALEDFAAVSRRDRTMGWSHGSGWGMLWLRRGEAGVYRSVRAIWESFVPPPRGYDIYVLHSRLASVGSIAIENTHPILRGGFAIVHNGTLDKEGLTAELKRRGLDVKTAGGTDTELLLSAFVELGGNEKAAREVAEVAKRYIDREEPLLNFAIVDLNEAQVYLYTYRLVEHPHFVPQISKGSPILISSEPVGRDSWMPIPNDTLLTLRT
- a CDS encoding asparagine synthetase A translates to MVDLKEPRYHPAVLEFEKLVKDKERYKQAVEEFLRYSWRWARDEKYQTVFKIQAGILRGIREFLDSRGFVEVLAPVIGPVTDPGIRGARQASIDFYGVEYKVMSSAILYKQYMASALGKIYFVSPNVRLEPVESIYTGRHLVEFYQVDIEMYKATYYDAMALAEDLVYHVAKYVREEYWRELEALGRELPEFKRPFKRYAHAEAVKIVNEYGCVNSPREELRWECEKLFSALHTSPVFIYDYPKGSRGFYDREDPERPGVLRDFDMLYPEGFGEAISGAEREYEPDRLIERIKEGGEDPAKYGWFLQMAKELYPLQTAGFGIGVERFTRYICGLRAVWEARPFPKLAGIAPTP
- a CDS encoding pyridoxal-phosphate-dependent aminotransferase family protein: MFKRYVERRIVTPGPTAVPPWVKAALLRETTNPDLDPQFFQEYKETVDMVKALVGAQRGEVYLWAGEAMLGLEAAVANAVKPGTKVLVVDNGVYGDGFADLVKMYGGEAIKMGLDWRQAADPSAVDRALEKNKDVEVVTLVHCDTPSTVYNELGEVAKAVSSHGALLIVDAVSSIGADEIKFDEWKIGVLIGGSQKALNAPPGLTIMALSKAALDRAAEVKRGGFYMNYFVWKEWLDKGLFPYTMPDVLIYAVKESLRRIFDEGLDSVYRRHRATRLAARRAIEAMGLEPYPRSVECTCPTATAFKPPTSPAALRDHIWKKYGVMLAGSWGPLEAELMRIGHMGVQASLDYLLSAVAALGLGLRDMGHEVDVGKALEAVLDAFGQ